One stretch of Miscanthus floridulus cultivar M001 chromosome 18, ASM1932011v1, whole genome shotgun sequence DNA includes these proteins:
- the LOC136523760 gene encoding uncharacterized protein, with the protein MFLHVVGHNERFRVVDLTFRRSVETISRFFQKVLYVVGELRNELIVPPATNVHPRILGSRRWYPYFKDYIGVIDGTHVLARVPVKMQAAFRGWKHTITQNVLAAMDFDLRFTYVLAGWEGSTHDAFILSDALERADGLRVPPEINNMLDQVVNIGGEDNVVEQGGVVAANDGNPAAPQPNGPMHWTPV; encoded by the exons atgttcttgcatgttgttggTCACAATGAGAGGTTTAGGGTGGTTGACCTCACCTTCAGGAGGTCCGTAGAGACAATTAGTAGGTTCTTCCAGAAGGTGTTATATGTGGTAGGAGAGCTGAGGAATGAATTGATTGTCCCTCCTGCTACCAATGTCCATCCTAGGATCCTTGGGAGCAGAAGGTGGTACCCCTATTTCAAG GACTACATAGGAGTAATTGATGGTACTCATGTCTTAGCTAGAGTGCCTGTGAAGATGCAAGCTGCCTTTAGAGGCTGGAAGCACACCATCACACAAAATGTGTTGGCAGCCATGGACTTTGACCTCAGATTCACCTATGTGCTTGCTGGTTGGGAGGGATCTACACATGATGCTTTTATCTTGTCTGATGCTCTTGAAAGAGCTGATGGCCTTAGAGTGCCACCAG AAATAAACAATATGCTTGACCAGGTTGTTAACATTGGTGGTGAGGACAATGTGGTGGAACAGGGTGGGGTAGTTGCTGCTAATGATGGCAATCCAGCAGCCCCTCAGCCCAATGGCCCTATGCACTGGACTCCTGTTTAG